In the genome of Candidatus Kinetoplastibacterium desouzaii TCC079E, the window TAAAGAAGATAGAGCTATTAAAATTAAAATTATATTTACAATCCAAAACCGTACTACTACATGAGTTTCCTTACAGCCATGAACTTCGAAATGATGATGCAAAGGAGTCATTTTAAATATTCTTTTCCCCTCACCATACTTTCTCTTAGTATAACGAAACCAACTTACCTGCAAAATCACCGAAATTGTTTCTAAAACAAAAATACCACCCATTATAATCAAAGTTATTTCTTGATTTATAATAATTGCTATAGAACCTAAAGTAGCACCTAAAGACAATGATCCAACATCACCCATAAAAATCTGGGCTGGATACGAATTAAACCAAAGAAAAGATAATCCAGAACCCAGTATTGCAGCACAAAACACAACCAGTTCTGAGGAACCTTCAATATAAGGAACAAATAAATAACTAGAAAAATCTACTCTTCCTTCAATATAAGCAAAAATAGCTAAGGCTCCTGCCACCATAGATATAGGGAAAATTGCAAGACCATCTAAACCATCAGTAAGATTAACTGCATTACTGGTACCTACTATTACAAATGACGATAAAGCAATGAAACTTATAATACCCAAATGAAAACTATAGTCTTTTAAAAATGGAATCAATAATTCAAAATCATGATAATAAAAACTATCAACATTATGAATATCAACATTAGATAATATAATAGCTATAATCAAAGAAAAAAATATAGCTAATAAAAACTGACATAAGATTTTCAATTTAGCACTTATACCCTCTGGATTATTATAAACAACCTTATTGTAATCATCGACAAAACCAATAAGACCAAAGGAAAGCATTATTGACATAACTATCCATATAAAAGAATTTCTTAAATCACTCCATAAAAGAATATTACTAACTATAGTTAGTAATATAATTACACCTCCCATTGTAGGTGTACCTTCTTTATAAACATGAGATTCCGGTCCATATAAACGAATAGCTTGTTTAAAACGTAATTCTCTTAATTTGTTAATTATAAATGGAGAAATTAAAATGCCTAATATAAAAGAAACAAAGAACGTTAACATTGCTCTAAAACAAACATTTTCAAGAAAATTAAAATACCCCAACAAATGTAAAATCTCAATAATCATTTATATCCTACTATTCTTTATTATATGTATCAAAATAAGAAACTATACGCTCCATTTTCATAAAACGTGAGCCTTTAATTAAGATACTAGCAGGACCTGACATTTTATGTATTAACATGATAATTTCATCTATATTCTTACAAATAAAACATCTACCTTCAAAGCATTTAGCCATAACAGAACTAAATTTCCCTATTGTCACTAGAATATCAATCCCACAATCATATGCATATTTTGCAATTTCATAATGCATAGCATCACCATTAATTCCAATTTCCCCCATTTCTCCAAAAACCAAAACTTGTGGTTTAGGTAAATTTTTTAAAACATCTATTGCTGCTAATGCAGAATCAGGATTAGAGTTATAAGTATCATCTATTAATATTCTATCTTTATCTAAATAATTAAAATACATTCTTCCTTTTATAGAATGAAATGAAGAAATATAACTAACAGCTTTAAGCAAAGGAACACCTAAAGCTAAAGCAGCAGAAATAGCAGCCAATGCATTTCTCAAATTGTGCAATCCTGGAACATTTAAAACAAGTTTTACTTCAATCCCTAAATATACTAGGGTACATGTTGTTTTATCTATGAAAGATAGAATATCTTTAGCATATAAATTACATCTCTTAGTAAAACCAAAAAGAAAAACTTTCTTGTTTTTAGATAAATCTTCCCAAATATGAGAATAGGAATCATCACCAGGATATATAATGACTCCATCTTCTGATACAAAATTAATAATACTACCATTCTCATAGGCAACAGATTCTACATCTTTCATAAACTCTTGATGTTCCCTTTGAGCATTAGTAATGACTATAATATTTGGCTTAACTAATTCTGATAAATGTTTTATTTCACCTGGATGATTCATTCCAAGCTCAAAAACAGCAACTTTATGCTCTTTTCTTAATCTTAAAATACTTAAAGGTACACCAATATCATTATTTAAATTACCCTTTGTTGATAAACAAAAACTCTTACCAAAAAAAGAAGTTAATATAACTGATATCATCTCTTTAGTAGTAGTCTTCCCATTACTACCAACCACAGATATAACAGATGGATTATATTTTCTTCGCCAAGAAAAAGCCACATCATTCAAAGCATTCTTAGTATCATTAACAATAACTTGGGGTATTATACTTTTCAAACAATTATTAGAAACTACTGCTGCACAAGCTCCTTTAAGATATGCAGAATCTAAATAATTATGACCATCAAAATTAGCACCTTTTAAAGCAAAGAAAATATCTCCCTTGTTTAAGGTACGAGTATCAATAGAAACACCAGAAACATATGGCAAAGACATTGCAAGACTAGCCCACTGATAATCATCAAAGAATATCTTTTTATTATTAAATTCCTGATATGTTTCATGACCTTTACCTGCTATAACAACTATATCATTAATATTAGATTGCCATATTGCATGCATAATAGCATTAGATCTATTAATAATTACATCTATACTAGCCATACTATCATTATCAATTTTTTCTAACATTTGACTAACAATATGATATGGATCCTCATTACGAGGATTATCACTAGTAATAATAATTTTATCTGCTAGTTTTATTGATATAAGAGTCATTTCTGATCTCTTACCTACATCTCTATTACCTCCACAACCAAAAACACAAATCAATTTTCCCTTTCTAATTATAGCCAAATCTCTCAAAGAAGATAAAATCTTACTCAAAGCATCTGGTGTATGTGCATAATCTACAATTACATAAGGATAATTAATTTCTTTGTTTTTTATGAATGGCAATACTTTCTCTAATCTACCTTTTACCCCTTTTAATAATTTAATTAATTTAATAATTTCTAAACTTCTTATATCTAAAGCTTTAAGAACAGAGACTACCAATAAAACATTATAAATATTATAAAAACCTAAACAATTAATTTCTAATTCAAATTTATGACCTAAAATACATAATTTAAAATTATAACCATTCGCATTTTGATCTATATCATAAGCAAATATATCTGCATTAACATTAGGATTTACACTAAAAACAAATTGAACACCAGACTTATTATTTTCTACTAATCTCTTACCTGCATTATCATCTATGTTAATTATGACTTTTTCTACAGAAGAAAGATTAAACAGTTTGCTTTTTGATTTTTCATAATTATCTATATTTAAGTGATAATCCAAATGATCTCTAGTTAAATTAGTAAAACAAGCTATCTTAATAATCAGACCATTCAAACGACCTTGTTCTATGCCTATGGATGATGCTTCTATAGCTATAAATTGCACACCATTTAAATACATTTCTGAAACTATCCAATGCATAGTTATAACATCAGGAGTAGTAAGACCTCTATAAATAACATCTCCATTAGGAATTATGGCTCCCATTGTTCCTATAGTTCCACATTTCTTACCAGAGTTATTTAAAGAATTAGCTATCCATTGAACACAAGTAGTTTTCCCATTAGTCCCAGTTACAGCAATTATAGTAATCTTTTCAGATAAATACCCATACCATTTTGCAGCTAACGAGCCTATTATTTCCTTTAAATCAACAACTACGACATATTCAATGTTCTTTTTTAAATTTATTAATGATTTAATATCATTATCTATTAAAACAACAGAAGCTCCATTATTAATAGCATCATCTATGTAATCCAATACATTACATCTATTCTGATCACCAATAAAAACAAAAACATCTCCTGGTAAAACTCTTCTCGAATCAGAAACCAATTTAGATTTACTGTTAGCAACATAACTTTTTAATAAATCAAATAAGCTATTAACATTATATTTGAATGCAGTTTCTGCTTTGCGCATAAATTAATCTACCTCTTGCTATAAATCAATACTATAAAATTATTAGTAAGATTTCTGGGATACTCTTAAAACAGCAGAACGAGATCTAGGATTTTCATTAATCTCTTCTTTACTAGGGAAAATCCTTAAAACTGAACGCATTGAAGGCTCAGGTATGTCCTTTGCATAAATAGGTAAGTCTATATAGACATTTTGCTTCAATAAGTCAGAATTAATTGATTTTTTTACAATTCTATCTTCAAGAGAATGAAAGCTTATGACAGATAATACTCCAGCAGGATTTAGCAAGTCTATTGATGACTTTAAACATTTAGATAAATCTAGTAATTCATTATTAATATGAATACGCAAAGCCTGAAAACTACGTGTTGCTGGATGTTTACATTTTTCACGGATTGGTATGGCTTTTGATATACATTCGGATAATTCAAAAGTAGAAGTAAAAGGTTTTTTATCTCTATATGCAATTATTGCTTTTGCTATTTGCAAAGCAAATCTTTCTTCCCCATAATTAGACAAAACATCTTTAATTTCATTAAGACTAGCTTTTTGTATCCAATCAGAAACAGTTATACCCTTAGTATTATCCATACGCATATCTAAAGGACCATCTCGCATAAAAGAAAAACCTCTTTCTCCTCTTTCAATTTGAGGAGATGAAATACCAAGATCTAACATTATTCCATCAACATAATTAACATTTCGTGAATATAATTCTTCCTTAATACAAGCAAAACTATTATGAATAACATTCACCCTATTATCTTGTTTTGCTAAATCATTAGCTACTACTATTGCCTCAGGATCTTTATCAAAAACAAACACCATAGAGTCACTATCTAAAAAACTCAATAACTCCTTAGTATGACCACCTCTTCCAAATGTTCCATCTACAAAAATACCATTAAAAGAACCTTTCTGTTTTATCAAAGAATATTTTTCTAACAAATTAGTATTTTTTTTTATAGATTTTCTAAATAATAAAGAGGATATAGTTTGCTTTAATAAAACAGGTTTATGGTTCATAATTGATAGTTTTTAAAACCGAAATAAATATATGAATTTATATTACAAATAAGAATTGAGATATAGATACAAACTATCTATATCTCAAAAAAAGAAACAGTCATAATTTACAATTAAATAAAAAAACAGAGTAAATCTATAGGCTGGATTCTGTTATCTTGTTAAAAATAACAAGATGGTGATCATTCATCTGCACAAATTTTCGCAAATTTGTTGTAGCCATCTACCCGTATACTCAAGCGGACCGCTCTTCATGATATAATATCAAGCGCATACCTATTTGATGTTGCTCCGGATAAAGGTTGCCGCGTTTCACCTTGCAATATAAGCAAATATATAAATAATTTTTGCATAGCTTGCAAACTCGTCTCTGTGGCCCTATTTCTTAATCACATAAAATATAATTTTACTAATTAGACGGTCGTTAGCCGCTATCCTGTCCTTTGGAGTCCAGACCTTCCTCGAAAATGTATAAATCCGCGATCACCCAATTTACTCTAATTCATATTTTAATATGAATTTAAATTAATATAAAACATTTTATTATATAAAATAGATTTTTAAAATTATTATGGCCACAAACAATCTAATAACACTTACTAATGCATCTTTATCACATGGAAATCTTAATATTCTAAATGATACTAATTTAACTATAAAAAACAATGATCGTATTGGGTTAATTGGAAGAAACGGTTCGGGGAAATCTTCTTTATTAAATATCATATATGGGCAAATTGAGTTAGACAAAGGATCTATAAACAAAAGAAAAAATACTAGCATCTCATTTGTCGAACAAGAACCAAAAATTAAAAACAATCTAACAATACTAGATGCTATATATAATGAAGAGTTCATAGATAACAAAAAACTAGCCAAAACCCAGAAAATAATAGAAGATTTAGAACTAGATAAAAATATTACTATTAACAATCTCTCAAAAGGAACTTATAGAAAAGTAGCTTTAGCAAGAGCCATAATAAGTGATCCAGACATATTAATATTAGATGAACCAACAAATCACTTGGATATTAAAGGAATAGAGTATCTAGAAGAATTACTTTCTAATTGGAAAAAATCAATAATTTTGGTAACTCATGATCGTTATTTATTAGACAAAGTTACAAATAAAATTGTGGAGCTATATAAAGGAAATTTATTACAGTTCCCTGGTAATTTCTCTAAATGGCAAATATATAAAAACCAGTTTCTGATTGCTGAAAGTGAAGAAGATAAAAGATTTAATAATTTTTTATCTCAAGAAGAAATATGGATAAGGAAAGGAGTACAAGCTAGAAGGAAACGAAATGAAGGAAGAGTTAAGAGATTAGAAGAACTCAGACAACAAAGAGAAGAAAAAACAAGAACTATAGATAAAATAAAGGTGCCAATTAATGAGACTGATATATCTGGTAAAATAGTTACAAAGATAGAATCAATAAGCAAAAGTTATAATGGAATAAAAATTATAGATAACTTTTCCACATGCATAATGAGAAAAGATAAAGTTGGAATTATTGGTCCAAATGGGGCAGGTAAAACAACATTATTAAATCTTATATTGCAAAATGATAATGTTGATTCTGGTAAAGTGTATAGTGGCACAAACACAATAATTGGATATTATGACCAACAAAGAATAAATTTGAACGAAGACAAGACCATCTTAGAAAATATAAACACAAATGGTGATTGGATATCATCTGGGACATCCCAAAAACATGTTATAAAATACCTGGAAGATTTTTTATTCCACCAAACAGTAATAAATACGCCTGTAAAAATCTTATCAGGAGGAGAAAAGGCTAGATTGTCATTAGCAATTTTATTTTCAAAACCAACAAATGTTCTCGTCTTAGATGAACCAACCAATGATCTTGACATAGAAACAGTAGAGATTCTAGAAGAAAAATTACACGAATATAACGGGACTATCTTAATAGTTAGTCATGATCGTTATTTTTTAAATAATATAGTAACTCAAACAATATTATTTGAAGGAAACGGCAAATGGACTAATATAGCTGGCACATTAGAAAAAAATGAATATATATACTACAAAAAACCAAAAAAACATAAACAAGGAAATACAAAAGAAATTACCAATAAAGTCATTAATAAATTACAAACAAAAAAATTACAACCATGGGAGATAAAAGAATTAAATAACATGCCCACAGAAATTACTAATCTAGAAGAAATTCAAAATAATTTAACTCTTAAACTAAGTAATGAAAAAATATATAACAAAACTAATGAAACAGCGCTACAAAAAATAAATGAAGAACTACAAAAAGTATCGAAGGAATTAGATGAGAAATATCAAAGATGGTCTGCTCTTGAAAAGAAAAATCAATAAATTAAAATAAATTAAAATAAATTAAAATAAATTAAAATAAATTAAAATAAATTAAAATAAATTAAAATAAATTAAAATAAATTAAAATAAATTAAAATAAATTAAAATAAATTAAAATAAATTAAAATAAATTAAAATAAATTAAAATAAATTAAAATAAATTAAAATAAATTAAAATAAATTAAAATAAATTAAAATAAATTAAAATAAATTAAAATCAAATACGGCTACGTAGAGCCATTTTAAAATTTTACCAGCAGATAATGGGATGATTTTAATATCATTACTTGTTAATTCATTAGGAACAATATTATCCTCTTTATATAAAGTTAATAATTCTTTGTTCCTTGGTAAATTATAAAAATCAGGACCGTTAAAACTTGCAAATAATTCTAAATTATCTAATCTACCAACACTATCAAATATAGAAGCATATAACGACATAGCATGACTTGCATTATAACAACCTGCACAAGAACAAGCATTTTCTTTAAAACTCTTATCATGAGGAGCACTATCTGTTCCTAGAAAAAACTTTTTATTTCCACTTGTTGCGGCATTCAATAATGCTATTCTATCTTCTTCTTTTTTTAAAATAGGCAAACAATACAAATGAGGGTTTAATCCACCAAAAAAAATATCATTTCTATTGTAAATTAAGTGTTGTGGTGTAATTGTTGCTGCTATTGGACTATTATCATCATCAAGGACAAAATCCACACCTTCTTTAGTTAGAAATATGCTCAAAATACTATTTTTAAACTTGGAAATCTTTCTTAAAATGACCATAACCCGATCAATAAAAACCCTCTCTCTATCAAAAATATCAACTCTTCTATCTGAAACTTCTGAATGTACTAACAATGGCATACCAACTTTTTGTAAGTTTTCCAATAATTCACTACAATTACCTAATAAATCAACAACACCATGCTGAGAATTTGTAGTTGAAGAAGCTGGATAAAGTTTAAATGCAAAAACAACACCAGATTTTTTTGCTCTTAAAACTTCTTCAGATGGTGTACTATCTTGAAGGTATATGGTCATTAGAGGTTCAAAAATATTACCAACTTCTATTCTATTTTCTGATTTTAGTTTTTCTATAGAATTTAATATTCTTTCTCTATAAGCAATCGCCATTTCAGTTGTTATAACAGGAATTTGTAAATTAGGCATAACAACAGCTCTCGCAAATTGCTTTACAGTATCCAAAACAACGACATCTAACATTTGTGAATCTCTTAGATGTACATGCCAGTCATCTGGTTTAGTAATTGTAAATTTATCAATCATTTCATATATCTAAAAAATAAATACTAATTATTATAAGGAGATAGATCATCCAACAAACATAAAAAACCACTAGACAAACGATACATTACCCAAGTAATTGTAATTATAATTCCAAGATAACCTATATAAATATATGACAAAACAAGATTAATCATTAATAAAATTATAGACACCCAAAAAGTGTATAATAACCATTCAAAATGTTCAAAATATATTGTTCCAACAACATCTTTTTTTCTAGAATATATAATAACAACAGAAGCTAGTGTCATTGGCCAGAAAAAACCAGAAGTCATAAAACCAACTGAAAAAAAAGCATATATTATCTTGGTTAGCAATTTATAATTTGAAAAAAAAATTTGAAGAGTCTTTATCAAAAGAATTCATAACATTATATCCTCTAAGAATCAAATAGAACTAAGAAGAGTCTATTACTAATAGACATACAGCACAAGAAAAAAATCTTTTAAAGATAGCAGGTTTAATAGAATATAATATTGATTTTTTATAGATTTATATAGAGAGAATCCCCTACAAATAATAATCTGTAGGGGATTATATAAGAGCCTGACGATAACCTACTTTCACAGACGAGATGTCTAATATCATCGGCGCAAAGGCGTTTAACTGTCCTGTTCGGGATGGGAAGGAGTGGGTCCACCTTGCTATAGTCATCAGGCATAACCTGTATTATATTTGATCATCATAAAATAAACAAATATAAAATAATCATAGAAGAAACACTCAAAAATACTTTTTCAGAATCTTAAAAACATGAACAGCTTAATAACATACACTCAGATTAATAACCTGTAGAGTTATAGGATCAAGCCTCACGGGCAATTAGTATCGGTTAGCTTAATACATTACTGTACTTACACATCCGACCTATCAACGTCCTGGTCTTGAACGACCCTTTAGGGGGATCTAGTCCCCGGGATACCTTATCTTCAGACGAGTTTCCCGCTTAGATGCCTTCAGCGGTTATCTCTTCCGTACGTAGCTACCCGGCTATGCCATTGGCATGACAACCGGTACACCAGAGGTACGTCCACTCCGGTCCTCTCGTACTAGGAGCAGGCTCTGTCAAGTATCCAACGCCCACGGCAGATAGGGACCAAACTGTCTCACGACGTTTTAAACCCAGCTCACGTACCTCTTTAAATGGCGA includes:
- the mraY gene encoding phospho-N-acetylmuramoyl-pentapeptide-transferase — translated: MIIEILHLLGYFNFLENVCFRAMLTFFVSFILGILISPFIINKLRELRFKQAIRLYGPESHVYKEGTPTMGGVIILLTIVSNILLWSDLRNSFIWIVMSIMLSFGLIGFVDDYNKVVYNNPEGISAKLKILCQFLLAIFFSLIIAIILSNVDIHNVDSFYYHDFELLIPFLKDYSFHLGIISFIALSSFVIVGTSNAVNLTDGLDGLAIFPISMVAGALAIFAYIEGRVDFSSYLFVPYIEGSSELVVFCAAILGSGLSFLWFNSYPAQIFMGDVGSLSLGATLGSIAIIINQEITLIIMGGIFVLETISVILQVSWFRYTKRKYGEGKRIFKMTPLHHHFEVHGCKETHVVVRFWIVNIILILIALSSLIAK
- the pyrC gene encoding dihydroorotase, translated to MIDKFTITKPDDWHVHLRDSQMLDVVVLDTVKQFARAVVMPNLQIPVITTEMAIAYRERILNSIEKLKSENRIEVGNIFEPLMTIYLQDSTPSEEVLRAKKSGVVFAFKLYPASSTTNSQHGVVDLLGNCSELLENLQKVGMPLLVHSEVSDRRVDIFDRERVFIDRVMVILRKISKFKNSILSIFLTKEGVDFVLDDDNSPIAATITPQHLIYNRNDIFFGGLNPHLYCLPILKKEEDRIALLNAATSGNKKFFLGTDSAPHDKSFKENACSCAGCYNASHAMSLYASIFDSVGRLDNLELFASFNGPDFYNLPRNKELLTLYKEDNIVPNELTSNDIKIIPLSAGKILKWLYVAVFDFNLF
- a CDS encoding ABC-F family ATP-binding cassette domain-containing protein yields the protein MATNNLITLTNASLSHGNLNILNDTNLTIKNNDRIGLIGRNGSGKSSLLNIIYGQIELDKGSINKRKNTSISFVEQEPKIKNNLTILDAIYNEEFIDNKKLAKTQKIIEDLELDKNITINNLSKGTYRKVALARAIISDPDILILDEPTNHLDIKGIEYLEELLSNWKKSIILVTHDRYLLDKVTNKIVELYKGNLLQFPGNFSKWQIYKNQFLIAESEEDKRFNNFLSQEEIWIRKGVQARRKRNEGRVKRLEELRQQREEKTRTIDKIKVPINETDISGKIVTKIESISKSYNGIKIIDNFSTCIMRKDKVGIIGPNGAGKTTLLNLILQNDNVDSGKVYSGTNTIIGYYDQQRINLNEDKTILENINTNGDWISSGTSQKHVIKYLEDFLFHQTVINTPVKILSGGEKARLSLAILFSKPTNVLVLDEPTNDLDIETVEILEEKLHEYNGTILIVSHDRYFLNNIVTQTILFEGNGKWTNIAGTLEKNEYIYYKKPKKHKQGNTKEITNKVINKLQTKKLQPWEIKELNNMPTEITNLEEIQNNLTLKLSNEKIYNKTNETALQKINEELQKVSKELDEKYQRWSALEKKNQ
- the rsmH gene encoding 16S rRNA (cytosine(1402)-N(4))-methyltransferase RsmH, coding for MNHKPVLLKQTISSLLFRKSIKKNTNLLEKYSLIKQKGSFNGIFVDGTFGRGGHTKELLSFLDSDSMVFVFDKDPEAIVVANDLAKQDNRVNVIHNSFACIKEELYSRNVNYVDGIMLDLGISSPQIERGERGFSFMRDGPLDMRMDNTKGITVSDWIQKASLNEIKDVLSNYGEERFALQIAKAIIAYRDKKPFTSTFELSECISKAIPIREKCKHPATRSFQALRIHINNELLDLSKCLKSSIDLLNPAGVLSVISFHSLEDRIVKKSINSDLLKQNVYIDLPIYAKDIPEPSMRSVLRIFPSKEEINENPRSRSAVLRVSQKSY
- a CDS encoding UDP-N-acetylmuramoyl-L-alanyl-D-glutamate--2,6-diaminopimelate ligase, translated to MRKAETAFKYNVNSLFDLLKSYVANSKSKLVSDSRRVLPGDVFVFIGDQNRCNVLDYIDDAINNGASVVLIDNDIKSLINLKKNIEYVVVVDLKEIIGSLAAKWYGYLSEKITIIAVTGTNGKTTCVQWIANSLNNSGKKCGTIGTMGAIIPNGDVIYRGLTTPDVITMHWIVSEMYLNGVQFIAIEASSIGIEQGRLNGLIIKIACFTNLTRDHLDYHLNIDNYEKSKSKLFNLSSVEKVIINIDDNAGKRLVENNKSGVQFVFSVNPNVNADIFAYDIDQNANGYNFKLCILGHKFELEINCLGFYNIYNVLLVVSVLKALDIRSLEIIKLIKLLKGVKGRLEKVLPFIKNKEINYPYVIVDYAHTPDALSKILSSLRDLAIIRKGKLICVFGCGGNRDVGKRSEMTLISIKLADKIIITSDNPRNEDPYHIVSQMLEKIDNDSMASIDVIINRSNAIMHAIWQSNINDIVVIAGKGHETYQEFNNKKIFFDDYQWASLAMSLPYVSGVSIDTRTLNKGDIFFALKGANFDGHNYLDSAYLKGACAAVVSNNCLKSIIPQVIVNDTKNALNDVAFSWRRKYNPSVISVVGSNGKTTTKEMISVILTSFFGKSFCLSTKGNLNNDIGVPLSILRLRKEHKVAVFELGMNHPGEIKHLSELVKPNIIVITNAQREHQEFMKDVESVAYENGSIINFVSEDGVIIYPGDDSYSHIWEDLSKNKKVFLFGFTKRCNLYAKDILSFIDKTTCTLVYLGIEVKLVLNVPGLHNLRNALAAISAALALGVPLLKAVSYISSFHSIKGRMYFNYLDKDRILIDDTYNSNPDSALAAIDVLKNLPKPQVLVFGEMGEIGINGDAMHYEIAKYAYDCGIDILVTIGKFSSVMAKCFEGRCFICKNIDEIIMLIHKMSGPASILIKGSRFMKMERIVSYFDTYNKE